A portion of the Macrobrachium nipponense isolate FS-2020 chromosome 12, ASM1510439v2, whole genome shotgun sequence genome contains these proteins:
- the LOC135224759 gene encoding uncharacterized protein LOC135224759, protein MAQIPQQGQFTTTAMAQQEQPPIGTFLQQGQPSTTPLVQQAHPTTIPLVQQGQPTTTLAQQGLSASTPFVQQGQSASTPFVQQGQSASTPFAQQEQSASTPFVQQGQSASTPFVQQGQPTTTPIHQQQPTTTTSVQQGQSTSTPFVQQGQSASTPFVQQGQSATTPFVQQGHAASTPFVQQGQPTTTLVQQEQSGTTPLAPKEKNIMPSCLPAQYTQQGMPPADPQTITQIYQHQVSNNLQNPPIHIDNHQTLGHQATESPGECCIGVCQVNRVIFVVIF, encoded by the coding sequence ATGGCACAGATTCCCCAGCAAGGACAGTTTACTACAACTGCTATGGCCCAGCAAGAACAGCCACCCATAGGCACATTCCTTCAGCAGGGACAACCTAGTACAACTCCCCTTGTCCAGCAGGCACATCCAACTACAATTCCTCTTGTCCAGCAGGGACAGCCTACAACAACTCTTGCCCAACAAGGACTGTCTGCCTCAACTCCTTTTGTCCAGCAGGGACAGTCTGCCTCAACTCCTTTTGTCCAGCAGGGACAGTCTGCCTCAACTCCTTTTGCCCAGCAGGAACAGTCTGCCTCAACTCCTTTTGTCCAGCAGGGACAGTCTGCCTCAACTCCTTTTGTCCAGCAGGGACAGCCTACCACAACTCCCATCCATCAGCAACAGCCTACTACAACTACTTCTGTCCAGCAGGGACAGTCTACATCAACTCCTTTTGTTCAGCAGGGACAGTCTGCCTCAACTCCTTTTGTCCAGCAGGGACAGTCTGCCACAACTCCTTTTGTCCAGCAGGGACATGCTGCATCAACTCCTTTTGTCCAGCAAGGGCAACCTACCACAACTCTTGTCCAACAGGAACAGTCTGGCACAACTCCACTtgccccaaaagaaaaaaacattatgcCCTCATGTCTCCCTGCTCAGTATACCCAACAAGGAATGCCTCCAGCAGACCCACAAACTATTACTCAGATATATCAGCATCAAGTGTCAAATAATCTTCAAAATCCTCCTATCCATATTGATAACCATCAGACGTTAGGACATCAGGCTACAGAATCACCAGGGGAATGCTGCATAGGAGTTTGCCAGGTAAATCGAGTAATATTTGTAGTGATATTTTAG
- the LOC135224760 gene encoding uncharacterized protein LOC135224760, with protein MWSMQEFDHLLKGVFRVFKVLNFLDWSLSALAKKVEEKDSPDIPNLLSVMSCMDKALRDGTNEVAAIFTAGIVKKRSLLCSFTAKGVTQPVRFCLLRLRPREQERRSSRNSFFEENSPEVCRELLESHPGKAASSLPKGGHDQTVLQTQIGAKLSLFWEAWRDRGAGNWTLQILREGYKIPFYTKPSIVLDPLDLTANYKDSNKRFALKEQIELMLLKKAIEPVSPQENPGFYNRLFLVPKSSGGWRPVLDISALNAFVVKTKFTMETTQSVLSALRPGDWMVSLDLQDAYFHVPIHPSSRKYLRFLFKGRVFQFRALCLGLSTAPQIFTAIMANVARWQHEGGIRISLYLDDWLLRASSKKQCLEDMEITLNLVQEIGLVVNLEKSHLEPSCSIIYLGVLMNSQDFRASPSQERQDRCLKRVQEFLERQ; from the exons ATGTGGTCGATGCAAGAGTTCGATCATTTACTGAAGGGCGTGTTTAGAGTTTTTAAGGTCCTGAACTTTCTTGATTGGTCTCTGAGTGCTCTCGccaagaaagtggaagaaaagGACTCGCCAGACATACCAAATCTTCTGAGTgtgatgtcttgtatggacaaggcgttaCGGGATGGAACGAATGAAGTGGCAGCGATTTTCACGGCAGGCATCGTGAAGAAAAGGTCCCTCCTCTGCTCCTTTACAGCTAAAGGGGTTACGCAG CCAGTGAGGTTTTGCCTTCTTCGTTTGCGGCCAAGAGAGCAAGAGAGGAGAAGCAGCCGCAACAGTTTTTTCGAGGAAAACAGCCCTGAGGTATGTCGGGAACTACTCGAAAGCCATCCAGGAAAGGCGGCAAGCTCCCTTCCAAAAGGAGGCCATGATCAGACAGTCCTCCAGACACAAATAGGAGCCAAGCTTTCTTTGTTTTGGGAAGCTTGGAGAGACAGAGGGGCAGGCAACTGGACCCTTCAAATACTCAGGGAGGGCTACAAGATCCCGTTTTACACCAAACCTTCCATAGTTTTAGATCCCCTCGACTTAACAGCGAATTACAAGGACAGCAACAAGAGATTCGCGTTGAAAGAACAAATAGAGCTTATGCTCTTAAAAAAGGCGATAGAACCTGTTTCACCCCAAGAGAATCCGGGGTTCTACAATCGACTGTTCTTGGTTCCCAAgagctcgggaggatggaggcccgTTTTGGACATCAGTGCCCTGAACGCCTTCGTCGTGAAgacgaaattcacgatggagacaacgcAATCAGTGCTATCGGCGTtaagaccaggggattggatggtctcattagacctgcaagacgcttattttcatgtccccatccatccgaGCTCTCGGAAGTACCTCAGGTTCTTATTCAAAGGAagagtattccagttcagggctctttgcctCGGGCTCAGCACGGCGCCACAAATATTCACGGCTATTATGGCAAATGTAGCCAGATGGCAGCACGAAGGGGGAATCCGCATTTCACTTTATCTAGATGATTGGCTTCTCAGAGCCAGCTCCaagaaacagtgtctggaggacatgGAAATAACCTTGAACCTAGTACAGGAAATAGGGTTAGTGGTGAACTTGGAAAAGTCTCACTTGGAGCCTTCTTGTTCGATCATTTATttgggagttctgatgaactctcaggattttcgggcttctccctcccaggaGAGACAAGACCGATGCCTAAAGCGGGTGCAGGAATTCCTGGAGAGACAATAa